The following are encoded in a window of Diorhabda sublineata isolate icDioSubl1.1 chromosome 3, icDioSubl1.1, whole genome shotgun sequence genomic DNA:
- the LOC130441381 gene encoding AT-rich interactive domain-containing protein 2 isoform X7, translated as MANFLGKDQATYAKERDVFLRDLQHFHEIRGTPFKRAPTLGGKEVDLYLLYTLVTAQGGWLRVNSKNTWSEILPLLKLPSSCVNGCVAIKQTYLRYLDRWEKVHFLHEDADRASDDDEESRHKRWSARSLHSVPCSYNYSQHNVTEINREHNHLSTNLYKQSDYDRLSLSLISPLPNEQDFAINVCTLLSNDGKHTLKLEKHPRLINYLLAHAGVFSHSSLRKLFIHFYNVVRKKPIHNFWKDVLESPEYLDLTNEAIFKALDSETTTKTSSSSLILGQEEIEEKAAGSITIDVSTNDQQKETTDSVDCEIVEDTCDTFKLKLNPEDSELFCLKRNLGTQDYIGQRVLQIATILRNLSFIEENVPVLVKNSCFVRFLLLCSISRWNVLKNLGTDMLSNIASEFIVRDLQSDILAAKLLKIVTDGLKSQDRAACISSLEVLNKLSQNEQNEEVMQKSLQKQVYTNVCSFLTLHDVMLLIYTLECLYSLSSLGEKSCNYIIVNHGVIDTLVALITVEGKSYGPKACIGMKLVETLPSGTSQQAQVQNTTQSQTNQTQTQTVSTVTATLTVSSSSSTFTTINSNMTVVTTSTLTPVVSSSSPTPKSAPSTPVRQVPIVPQRLLPITPTPVVTTATPSTSSVIQSTSTIMTPQQLIQQQHAHQQVIHENEQFALAWLRATYEPCANGKVDHQELYKHYLNSCSTIGRKGVISPLHFPRCVRSIFGGTVGPNPMKQSNSSDPQFYDGIKAIAHPHLSQALLGLGNTSTTSSSGVINKDNLTTASTSSTGATGQTSNTSLIKSLLATKVNDCMSTVSMKTATDCQNVAQVAARQQRLLAQQATDKTSIKEPLKSSRLNGVRQLFSDTDIGDPSVSSTTQFTDLTKGKKEPPQPPPPPLAPLSNNVKGGKQNRIDNEDSDSLGNHSAASSSGIGTVGLGGVSSTEDGENSLTSFEGLLNGIPNADNALTEDSNSKDSLKHGEISMHKPLRLADLLEKKFEKSPPLLNGGMRKELRLGEKAMDLVENHIEKALSRENDNNADTKMEIDIKEDIVSKEEVHREMVGIKRSASEEMMEIEAKRPLLSSNINGSSTAASPAPDSSSSNGDDGPSRVSTAAAKLFADIAADILEDEDEEQLLQEAQSTQIVTDNQSQVQLQTQAPLQQIIMDNSQQMLLTQQRQIIVSQAQIPGTNQMVFSTGGHLKTQSGQTVIVQNTSGQRSMMLAQPNSGPILLSQGLQGQMQIVASSQAGQYVLQTSSAGGQGTAYVVAQPQTAMVHGGQQQTVLLAQTSQQQGTGAKTIIILQQQPTSATPTQHQKVVVTPQGQQVVVTQVPRPIVHTSSVSNNVSPVNKVTKTTAGAATTNTNTSSQTQPATNSNLSTDKKEDIKKHKIARDLTTPYICEWNDCLIERRFKSANEVYLHACEAHCPSGTEEIICQWDRCDNMKRRRFSLMTHLHDKHCNTEAMKQSLTKRKQAAQNNNKTEMPAPSAPSPHPGYAPDAALHAIKRHAMEFVNPKELQDDNEGPVTKSIRLTASLILRNLVIYSSQCKRYLKSYESHLANVALSNVESSRTIAQILFDMNDGSTHR; from the exons GTCAACTCGAAGAACACCTGGTCCGAAATTTTACCCCTCTTGAAGCTTCCTTCGTCCTGCGTTAATGGATGTGTTGCTATCAAACAAACATATTTGAG ATATTTGGACCGATGGGAGAAGGTACATTTCCTCCATGAAGATGCAGATCGTGCCAGTGACGACGACGAAGAAAGCAGACATAAGCGCTGGTCCGCGAGATCTCTACATTCAGTACCTTGTTCCTACAATTACTCCCAACATAATGTAACAG aaatcaaCAGGGAACACAACCATCTTTCTACTAACTTGTACAAGCAATCCGATTACGATCGACTCTCTTTATCCTTGATATCTCCATTACCGAATGAACAAGATTTCGCCATCAACGTATGCACGTTACTCTCCAATGATGGAAAACATACTTTGAAGCTAGAAAAACATCCACGTTTGATTAATTATCTGCTAGCACACGCCGGAGTTTTCAGTCATA gttcCTTGAGAAAATTGTTCATCCATTTTTACAACGTGGTCAGGAAGAAACCCATCCATAATTTTTGGAAAGATGTCCTCGAATCGCCGGAATACCTCGATCTGACAAACGAAGCCATATTCAAAGCATTAGATTCCGAAACCACCACGAAAACAAGTTCTTCTTCCCTCATACTCGGTcaagaagaaatagaagaaaaagcAGCAGGTTCAATAACCATCGACGTTTCCACGAACGatcaacaaaaagaaacaacagACAGTGTAGATTGTGAGATCGTCGAAGATACATGTGatactttcaaattaaaactgAATCCTGAAGATAGTGAactgttttgtttaaaaaggaatttgGGTACGCAGGATTACATAGGTCAAAGGGTATTACAAATCGCCACCATATTGAGGAACCTCAGTTTCATCGAGGAAAATGTACCGGTATTAGTGAAGAATAGTTGTTTCGTTAGATTTTTGTTATTGTGTAGTATATCGCGTTGGAACGTTCTGAAGAATCTCGGTACGGATATGCTCAGTAATATAGCATCGGAATTTATAGTGAGAGATTTGCAAAGTGACATTTTAGCAGctaaattgttgaaaatcgTTACGGACGGTTTGAAGAGCCAAGATCGAGCCGCTTGCATATCTTCTTTGgaagttttgaataaattgagtCAAAACGAACAGAACGAAGAAGTGATGCAAAAATCTTTGCAGAAACAAGTTTATACGAACGTTTGTTCCTTTTTAACTTTACACGATGTCATGTTGTTAATTTATACTTTGGAATGTTTATattctttgtcttctttgggtGAAAAATCTTGTAATTATATTATCGTTAATCACGGTGTTATTGACACTTTGGTGGCTTTAATAACGGTTGAAGGTAAAAGTTACGGTCCAAAAGCTTGTATCGGGATGAAATTGGTGGAAACTTTACCTAGCGGTACCAGCCAGCAGGCTCAG GTTCAAAATACTACCCAGTCACAAACAAATCAGACCCAAACTCAAACAGTGTCAACTGTAACTGCAACCTTAACAGTATCCTCGTCCAGTTCAACGTTTACTACTATCAATTCGAATATGACTGTCGTTACAACTTCAACTCTCACCCCAGTGGTTAGTAGTAGTAGTCCTACTCCGAAATCAGCACCTAGTACGCCTGTGAGACAAGTACCTATAGTACCACAGAGGCTTTTGCCTATCACTCCCACACCAGTGGTTACAACAG CAACACCTTCTACGTCTTCTGTAATTCAATCTACGTCAACGATCATGACGCCTCAACAGTTGATTCAACAACAGCACGCCCATCAACAGGTCATACACGAAAATGAACAGTTCGCATTGGCTTGGTTAAGGGCGACTTATGAACCCTGCGCAAATGGTAAAGTCGATCATCAGGAACTTTATAAGCACTATTTGAATTCTTGTTCGACTATTGGAAGAAAGGGGGTCATATCGCCCCTACATTTTCCAAGATGTGTACG aTCTATTTTTGGCGGCACAGTGGGACCGAATCCCATGAAACAATCGAATTCGTCCGATCCCCAGTTTTACGACGGTATCAAG GCCATAGCTCATCCTCATCTTAGTCAAGCTCTACTCGGTTTGGGTAATACTTCGACGACTAGTAGTAGTGGAGTtattaataaagataatttaacGACAGCGTCGACGTCGTCGACGGGAGCAACAGGTCAGACAAGTAATACGTCGCTTATAAAAAGCCTTCTGGCGACAAAGGTAAACGATTGCATGTCAACAGTGAGCATGAAGACTGCCACAGACTGTCAAAATGTAGCTCAG GTGGCTGCACGTCAACAGCGACTCCTAGCCCAACAAGCCACCGATAAAACCTCGATAAAGGAACCTTTGAAATCGTCGAGATTAAACGGCGTTCGACAACTTTTTTCCGATACCGATATAGGAGATCCTTCGGTATCATCTACAACCCAATTCACCGATTTGACTAAGGGGAAGAAAGAACCGCCCCAACCGCCACCTCCGCCTCTGGCGCCGCTCAGTAACAACGTCAAAGGTGGTAAGCAGAATAGAATCGACAATGAGGACAGCGATTCCCTTGGGAATCATTCGGCTGCTTCTAGTTCCGGTATAGGAACAGTCG GTTTGGGAGGTGTGTCTTCGACGGAAGACGGCGAAAATTCCTTAACCAGTTTCGAAGGGCTACTAAACGGAATACCTAACGCTGACAACGCCCTAACCGAAGACAGTAATTCCAAAGATTCTTTAAAACACGGCGAGATATCGATGCATAAACCCCTTAGGCTGGCCGACCTTTTAGaaaagaaattcgaaaaaagtcCCCCCCTGTTGAACGGCGGTATGAGAAAAGAATTAAGACTGGGCGAAAAGGCCATGGATTTGGTAGAAAATCACATCGAAAAGGCGTTAAGTAGAGAAAACGACAACAATGCCGATACAAAAATGGAAATTGACATTAAAGAAGACATCGTCTCCAAAGAAGAGGTCCACAGAGAAATG GTTGGTATAAAACGAAGCGCCTCCGAAGAAATGATGGAAATTGAAGCGAAACGTCCTCTACTATCCAGCAACATCAACGGTTCCTCGACAGCAGCCTCCCCGGCACCAGATTCGTCGAGTTCTAACGGCGACGACGGTCCTTCGAGAGTATCCACCGCCGCAGCTAAACTCTTCGCGGATATAGCTGCGGATATATTAGAAGACGAAGATGAGGAACAATTGTTACAAGAAGCACAATCGACGCAGATAGTAACTGACAACCAATCTCAGGTGCAACTACAAACCCAGGCTCCTTTACAACAGATCATAATGGACAACAGTCAACAGATGTTGTTGACTCAGCAGAGGCAGATCATCGTTTCGCAAGCTCAGATACCAGGAACAAATCAAATGGTCTTTTCGACAG gTGGTCATTTGAAAACCCAATCTGGTCAAACTGTAATAGTTCAAAATACATCCGGTCAAAGATCGATGATGTTGGCACAACCTAATTCCGGGCCGATTCTTCTTTCCCAAGGTCTGCAAGGACAAATGCAGATAGTGGCTAGTTCGCAGGCGGGTCAATACGTTTTACAAACTAGCAGCGCTGGTGGTCAAGGAACGGCGTACGTAGTTGCCCAACCGCAAACTGCGATGGTACACGGAGGTCAACAACAAACTGTACTTTTAGCTCAAACGTCCCAACAACAAGGCACCGGCGCTAAAACCATCATTATTTTACAACAACAACCCACTTCAGCTACACCGACGCAACACCAGAAGGTTGTAGTTACACCGCAAGGACAACAG GTTGTCGTGACTCAAGTTCCTAGGCCTATAGTACATACTTCATCGGTATCTAATAACGTTTCGCCAGTTAATAAAGTTACGAAAACGACAGCCGGCGCTGCAACAACTAATACGAATACTTCTTCTCAAACACAACCCGCTACCAATTCGAATTTATCGACTGATAAAAAGGAGGATATCAAAAAGCACAAGATCGCCAGAGATCTGACAACGCCTTATATTTGCGAATGGAACGATTGTTTGAT TGAAAGAAGATTCAAATCTGCCAACGAAGTTTATCTGCACGCTTGCGAAGCTCATTGTCCATCCGGTACTGAGGAAATAATTTGTCAATGGGACAGATGTGATAATATGAAAAGAAGAAGGTTCTCGTTGATGACTCACCTCCATGACAAACATTGTAACACCGAG gCGATGAAACAAAGTTTGACGAAACGGAAGCAGGCGGctcagaataataataaaactgaaatgcCTGCACCATCGGCTCCTAGTCCCCATCCCGGTTACGCTCCAGATGCAGCTTTACACGCGATCAAAAGACATGCCATGGAATTCGTAAATCCCAAGGAATTACAA gATGACAATGAAGGTCCAGTTACAAAAAGTATTCGTTTAACGGCATCGCTAATTTTAAGAAATCTTGTTATTTACAGTAGTCAATGTAAAAG GTACTTAAAATCCTACGAGTCCCATTTGGCGAATGTGGCCCTTAGTAATGTAGAATCATCAAGGACTATAGCACAAATTCTTTTCGATATGAATGACGGTTCTACGCATAGGTGA
- the LOC130441381 gene encoding AT-rich interactive domain-containing protein 2 isoform X5 — MANFLGKDQATYAKERDVFLRDLQHFHEIRGTPFKRAPTLGGKEVDLYLLYTLVTAQGGWLRVNSKNTWSEILPLLKLPSSCVNGCVAIKQTYLRYLDRWEKVHFLHEDADRASDDDEESRHKRWSARSLHSVPCSYNYSQHNVTEINREHNHLSTNLYKQSDYDRLSLSLISPLPNEQDFAINVCTLLSNDGKHTLKLEKHPRLINYLLAHAGVFSHSSLRKLFIHFYNVVRKKPIHNFWKDVLESPEYLDLTNEAIFKALDSETTTKTSSSSLILGQEEIEEKAAGSITIDVSTNDQQKETTDSVDCEIVEDTCDTFKLKLNPEDSELFCLKRNLGTQDYIGQRVLQIATILRNLSFIEENVPVLVKNSCFVRFLLLCSISRWNVLKNLGTDMLSNIASEFIVRDLQSDILAAKLLKIVTDGLKSQDRAACISSLEVLNKLSQNEQNEEVMQKSLQKQVYTNVCSFLTLHDVMLLIYTLECLYSLSSLGEKSCNYIIVNHGVIDTLVALITVEGKSYGPKACIGMKLVETLPSGTSQQAQVQNTTQSQTNQTQTQTVSTVTATLTVSSSSSTFTTINSNMTVVTTSTLTPVVSSSSPTPKSAPSTPVRQVPIVPQRLLPITPTPVVTTATPSTSSVIQSTSTIMTPQQLIQQQHAHQQVIHENEQFALAWLRATYEPCANGKVDHQELYKHYLNSCSTIGRKGVISPLHFPRCVRSIFGGTVGPNPMKQSNSSDPQFYDGIKAIAHPHLSQALLGLGNTSTTSSSGVINKDNLTTASTSSTGATGQTSNTSLIKSLLATKVNDCMSTVSMKTATDCQNVAQVAARQQRLLAQQATDKTSIKEPLKSSRLNGVRQLFSDTDIGDPSVSSTTQFTDLTKGKKEPPQPPPPPLAPLSNNVKGGKQNRIDNEDSDSLGNHSAASSSGIGTVGLGGVSSTEDGENSLTSFEGLLNGIPNADNALTEDSNSKDSLKHGEISMHKPLRLADLLEKKFEKSPPLLNGGMRKELRLGEKAMDLVENHIEKALSRENDNNADTKMEIDIKEDIVSKEEVHREMVGIKRSASEEMMEIEAKRPLLSSNINGSSTAASPAPDSSSSNGDDGPSRVSTAAAKLFADIAADILEDEDEEQLLQEAQSTQIVTDNQSQVQLQTQAPLQQIIMDNSQQMLLTQQRQIIVSQAQIPGTNQMVFSTGGHLKTQSGQTVIVQNTSGQRSMMLAQPNSGPILLSQGLQGQMQIVASSQAGQYVLQTSSAGGQGTAYVVAQPQTAMVHGGQQQTVLLAQTSQQQGTGAKTIIILQQQPTSATPTQHQKVVVTPQGQQVVVTQVPRPIVHTSSVSNNVSPVNKVTKTTAGAATTNTNTSSQTQPATNSNLSTDKKEDIKKHKIARDLTTPYICEWNDCLIERRFKSANEVYLHACEAHCPSGTEEIICQWDRCDNMKRRRFSLMTHLHDKHCNTEAMKQSLTKRKQAAQNNNKTEMPAPSAPSPHPGYAPDAALHAIKRHAMEFVNPKELQLKPPLPVTAGSTAAVVARGGPPPTPDQDDNEGPVTKSIRLTASLILRNLVIYSSQCKRYLKSYESHLANVALSNVESSRTIAQILFDMNDGSTHR; from the exons GTCAACTCGAAGAACACCTGGTCCGAAATTTTACCCCTCTTGAAGCTTCCTTCGTCCTGCGTTAATGGATGTGTTGCTATCAAACAAACATATTTGAG ATATTTGGACCGATGGGAGAAGGTACATTTCCTCCATGAAGATGCAGATCGTGCCAGTGACGACGACGAAGAAAGCAGACATAAGCGCTGGTCCGCGAGATCTCTACATTCAGTACCTTGTTCCTACAATTACTCCCAACATAATGTAACAG aaatcaaCAGGGAACACAACCATCTTTCTACTAACTTGTACAAGCAATCCGATTACGATCGACTCTCTTTATCCTTGATATCTCCATTACCGAATGAACAAGATTTCGCCATCAACGTATGCACGTTACTCTCCAATGATGGAAAACATACTTTGAAGCTAGAAAAACATCCACGTTTGATTAATTATCTGCTAGCACACGCCGGAGTTTTCAGTCATA gttcCTTGAGAAAATTGTTCATCCATTTTTACAACGTGGTCAGGAAGAAACCCATCCATAATTTTTGGAAAGATGTCCTCGAATCGCCGGAATACCTCGATCTGACAAACGAAGCCATATTCAAAGCATTAGATTCCGAAACCACCACGAAAACAAGTTCTTCTTCCCTCATACTCGGTcaagaagaaatagaagaaaaagcAGCAGGTTCAATAACCATCGACGTTTCCACGAACGatcaacaaaaagaaacaacagACAGTGTAGATTGTGAGATCGTCGAAGATACATGTGatactttcaaattaaaactgAATCCTGAAGATAGTGAactgttttgtttaaaaaggaatttgGGTACGCAGGATTACATAGGTCAAAGGGTATTACAAATCGCCACCATATTGAGGAACCTCAGTTTCATCGAGGAAAATGTACCGGTATTAGTGAAGAATAGTTGTTTCGTTAGATTTTTGTTATTGTGTAGTATATCGCGTTGGAACGTTCTGAAGAATCTCGGTACGGATATGCTCAGTAATATAGCATCGGAATTTATAGTGAGAGATTTGCAAAGTGACATTTTAGCAGctaaattgttgaaaatcgTTACGGACGGTTTGAAGAGCCAAGATCGAGCCGCTTGCATATCTTCTTTGgaagttttgaataaattgagtCAAAACGAACAGAACGAAGAAGTGATGCAAAAATCTTTGCAGAAACAAGTTTATACGAACGTTTGTTCCTTTTTAACTTTACACGATGTCATGTTGTTAATTTATACTTTGGAATGTTTATattctttgtcttctttgggtGAAAAATCTTGTAATTATATTATCGTTAATCACGGTGTTATTGACACTTTGGTGGCTTTAATAACGGTTGAAGGTAAAAGTTACGGTCCAAAAGCTTGTATCGGGATGAAATTGGTGGAAACTTTACCTAGCGGTACCAGCCAGCAGGCTCAG GTTCAAAATACTACCCAGTCACAAACAAATCAGACCCAAACTCAAACAGTGTCAACTGTAACTGCAACCTTAACAGTATCCTCGTCCAGTTCAACGTTTACTACTATCAATTCGAATATGACTGTCGTTACAACTTCAACTCTCACCCCAGTGGTTAGTAGTAGTAGTCCTACTCCGAAATCAGCACCTAGTACGCCTGTGAGACAAGTACCTATAGTACCACAGAGGCTTTTGCCTATCACTCCCACACCAGTGGTTACAACAG CAACACCTTCTACGTCTTCTGTAATTCAATCTACGTCAACGATCATGACGCCTCAACAGTTGATTCAACAACAGCACGCCCATCAACAGGTCATACACGAAAATGAACAGTTCGCATTGGCTTGGTTAAGGGCGACTTATGAACCCTGCGCAAATGGTAAAGTCGATCATCAGGAACTTTATAAGCACTATTTGAATTCTTGTTCGACTATTGGAAGAAAGGGGGTCATATCGCCCCTACATTTTCCAAGATGTGTACG aTCTATTTTTGGCGGCACAGTGGGACCGAATCCCATGAAACAATCGAATTCGTCCGATCCCCAGTTTTACGACGGTATCAAG GCCATAGCTCATCCTCATCTTAGTCAAGCTCTACTCGGTTTGGGTAATACTTCGACGACTAGTAGTAGTGGAGTtattaataaagataatttaacGACAGCGTCGACGTCGTCGACGGGAGCAACAGGTCAGACAAGTAATACGTCGCTTATAAAAAGCCTTCTGGCGACAAAGGTAAACGATTGCATGTCAACAGTGAGCATGAAGACTGCCACAGACTGTCAAAATGTAGCTCAG GTGGCTGCACGTCAACAGCGACTCCTAGCCCAACAAGCCACCGATAAAACCTCGATAAAGGAACCTTTGAAATCGTCGAGATTAAACGGCGTTCGACAACTTTTTTCCGATACCGATATAGGAGATCCTTCGGTATCATCTACAACCCAATTCACCGATTTGACTAAGGGGAAGAAAGAACCGCCCCAACCGCCACCTCCGCCTCTGGCGCCGCTCAGTAACAACGTCAAAGGTGGTAAGCAGAATAGAATCGACAATGAGGACAGCGATTCCCTTGGGAATCATTCGGCTGCTTCTAGTTCCGGTATAGGAACAGTCG GTTTGGGAGGTGTGTCTTCGACGGAAGACGGCGAAAATTCCTTAACCAGTTTCGAAGGGCTACTAAACGGAATACCTAACGCTGACAACGCCCTAACCGAAGACAGTAATTCCAAAGATTCTTTAAAACACGGCGAGATATCGATGCATAAACCCCTTAGGCTGGCCGACCTTTTAGaaaagaaattcgaaaaaagtcCCCCCCTGTTGAACGGCGGTATGAGAAAAGAATTAAGACTGGGCGAAAAGGCCATGGATTTGGTAGAAAATCACATCGAAAAGGCGTTAAGTAGAGAAAACGACAACAATGCCGATACAAAAATGGAAATTGACATTAAAGAAGACATCGTCTCCAAAGAAGAGGTCCACAGAGAAATG GTTGGTATAAAACGAAGCGCCTCCGAAGAAATGATGGAAATTGAAGCGAAACGTCCTCTACTATCCAGCAACATCAACGGTTCCTCGACAGCAGCCTCCCCGGCACCAGATTCGTCGAGTTCTAACGGCGACGACGGTCCTTCGAGAGTATCCACCGCCGCAGCTAAACTCTTCGCGGATATAGCTGCGGATATATTAGAAGACGAAGATGAGGAACAATTGTTACAAGAAGCACAATCGACGCAGATAGTAACTGACAACCAATCTCAGGTGCAACTACAAACCCAGGCTCCTTTACAACAGATCATAATGGACAACAGTCAACAGATGTTGTTGACTCAGCAGAGGCAGATCATCGTTTCGCAAGCTCAGATACCAGGAACAAATCAAATGGTCTTTTCGACAG gTGGTCATTTGAAAACCCAATCTGGTCAAACTGTAATAGTTCAAAATACATCCGGTCAAAGATCGATGATGTTGGCACAACCTAATTCCGGGCCGATTCTTCTTTCCCAAGGTCTGCAAGGACAAATGCAGATAGTGGCTAGTTCGCAGGCGGGTCAATACGTTTTACAAACTAGCAGCGCTGGTGGTCAAGGAACGGCGTACGTAGTTGCCCAACCGCAAACTGCGATGGTACACGGAGGTCAACAACAAACTGTACTTTTAGCTCAAACGTCCCAACAACAAGGCACCGGCGCTAAAACCATCATTATTTTACAACAACAACCCACTTCAGCTACACCGACGCAACACCAGAAGGTTGTAGTTACACCGCAAGGACAACAG GTTGTCGTGACTCAAGTTCCTAGGCCTATAGTACATACTTCATCGGTATCTAATAACGTTTCGCCAGTTAATAAAGTTACGAAAACGACAGCCGGCGCTGCAACAACTAATACGAATACTTCTTCTCAAACACAACCCGCTACCAATTCGAATTTATCGACTGATAAAAAGGAGGATATCAAAAAGCACAAGATCGCCAGAGATCTGACAACGCCTTATATTTGCGAATGGAACGATTGTTTGAT TGAAAGAAGATTCAAATCTGCCAACGAAGTTTATCTGCACGCTTGCGAAGCTCATTGTCCATCCGGTACTGAGGAAATAATTTGTCAATGGGACAGATGTGATAATATGAAAAGAAGAAGGTTCTCGTTGATGACTCACCTCCATGACAAACATTGTAACACCGAG gCGATGAAACAAAGTTTGACGAAACGGAAGCAGGCGGctcagaataataataaaactgaaatgcCTGCACCATCGGCTCCTAGTCCCCATCCCGGTTACGCTCCAGATGCAGCTTTACACGCGATCAAAAGACATGCCATGGAATTCGTAAATCCCAAGGAATTACAA CTGAAACCTCCATTACCGGTCACTGCCGGTTCGACAGCGGCTGTTGTCGCCCGTGGTGGTCCACCACCTACCCCCGACCAG gATGACAATGAAGGTCCAGTTACAAAAAGTATTCGTTTAACGGCATCGCTAATTTTAAGAAATCTTGTTATTTACAGTAGTCAATGTAAAAG GTACTTAAAATCCTACGAGTCCCATTTGGCGAATGTGGCCCTTAGTAATGTAGAATCATCAAGGACTATAGCACAAATTCTTTTCGATATGAATGACGGTTCTACGCATAGGTGA